A genomic segment from Streptomyces sp. NBC_01233 encodes:
- the efeB gene encoding iron uptake transporter deferrochelatase/peroxidase subunit codes for MTDSNPDIEISRRRLLGTVGAAGAAGLALGAAGGALAHSALADSGSGSTTGATGSLSSLGATQVAFHGDHQAGITTPLQAKGHLVAFDLTPGAGRTEASALLRRWSDTARRLMAGEPSATSDSGIALDAGPSSLTVTFGFGHSFFERTGLTARRPSALDPLPDFSSDRLDAQRSNGDLWVQIGSDDGLVAFHALRALQKDAGDAARVRWQMNGFNRSPGATGTPMTARNLMGQIDGTGNPKPSQPDFDKRIFVPSAGPGPAEHAWMAGGSYAVVRRIRMLLDDWDKQSLAQQEQVIGRTKATGAPLTGGTETTKMALDKFGADGKPVIPSNAHARISAPEQNGGAAMLRRPFSFHDGIGSDGAPDAGLLFVCWQADPLRGFVPVQRKLDRGDALSEFIRHESSGLYAVPPGPRSGEYVGQRLLEG; via the coding sequence GTGACCGACAGCAACCCCGACATCGAGATCTCCCGGCGCAGGCTGCTGGGCACCGTCGGCGCCGCGGGCGCCGCCGGACTCGCGCTCGGCGCCGCCGGCGGCGCCCTCGCGCACTCCGCGCTCGCTGACTCCGGGAGCGGCTCCACCACGGGCGCCACCGGAAGCCTGTCCTCCCTCGGCGCCACCCAGGTCGCCTTCCACGGGGATCACCAAGCCGGCATCACCACACCCCTGCAGGCCAAGGGGCACCTCGTCGCCTTCGACCTCACCCCCGGGGCGGGCCGTACCGAGGCCTCCGCACTGCTGCGACGGTGGTCGGACACCGCACGGCGGCTCATGGCGGGCGAGCCTTCCGCGACCTCCGACAGCGGTATCGCCCTGGATGCCGGCCCGTCCTCGCTCACCGTCACCTTCGGCTTCGGCCACTCCTTCTTCGAGCGCACCGGCCTCACCGCCCGCCGCCCCTCCGCCCTCGACCCGCTGCCGGACTTCTCCTCCGACCGGCTCGACGCCCAGCGCAGCAACGGCGACCTGTGGGTCCAGATCGGCTCCGACGACGGACTCGTCGCCTTCCACGCCCTGCGCGCCCTGCAGAAGGACGCCGGGGACGCCGCCCGCGTCCGCTGGCAGATGAACGGCTTCAACCGGTCCCCCGGAGCCACCGGCACCCCGATGACCGCCCGCAACCTCATGGGCCAGATCGACGGCACCGGCAACCCGAAGCCCTCGCAGCCCGACTTCGACAAGCGGATCTTCGTCCCCTCGGCGGGCCCCGGGCCGGCCGAGCACGCCTGGATGGCCGGGGGCTCGTACGCCGTCGTACGTCGCATCCGGATGCTGCTCGACGACTGGGACAAGCAGTCGCTCGCCCAGCAGGAGCAGGTCATAGGCCGCACCAAGGCCACCGGTGCCCCACTGACCGGCGGCACGGAGACCACCAAGATGGCGCTCGACAAGTTCGGCGCCGACGGCAAGCCGGTCATCCCGTCCAACGCGCATGCCCGGATCTCGGCCCCCGAGCAGAACGGCGGGGCGGCCATGCTGCGCCGCCCCTTCTCCTTCCACGACGGGATCGGCTCCGACGGCGCCCCGGACGCCGGACTCCTCTTCGTCTGCTGGCAGGCCGATCCGCTGCGCGGGTTCGTACCCGTACAGCGCAAGCTCGACCGCGGGGACGCGCTGTCGGAGTTCATCCGGCACGAGTCCAGTGGCTTGTACGCGGTTCCGCCCGGCCCCCGCAGCGGCGAATACGTGGGGCAGCGGCTGCTCGAAGGGTGA
- a CDS encoding copper chaperone PCu(A)C yields MNARTTRTLAAALALTAALALSGCSGDSEPKMAVSGAFMPQPVNDKMAGAFMVIKNSTETADKLTGATSPLSDDLQVHETKDQKMQQVQSMDVPANGELRLERGGSHIMFMGLKSTPKVGDKVTVELHFEKAGPVKVELDVKERTYDAQTPKSTAGNGH; encoded by the coding sequence GTGAACGCCCGCACCACCCGCACCCTCGCCGCCGCCCTCGCCCTGACGGCGGCCCTCGCCCTGTCCGGCTGCTCCGGCGACAGCGAGCCGAAGATGGCGGTCAGCGGCGCGTTCATGCCCCAGCCCGTGAACGACAAGATGGCCGGCGCCTTCATGGTCATCAAGAACAGCACCGAGACCGCCGACAAGCTCACCGGCGCCACCTCCCCGCTCTCCGACGATCTCCAGGTCCACGAGACCAAGGACCAGAAGATGCAGCAGGTCCAGTCGATGGACGTGCCGGCGAACGGTGAACTCCGACTGGAGCGCGGCGGCAGCCACATCATGTTCATGGGGCTCAAGAGCACCCCGAAGGTCGGGGACAAGGTCACCGTCGAGCTCCACTTCGAAAAGGCCGGCCCCGTCAAGGTCGAGCTGGACGTGAAGGAACGGACGTACGACGCGCAGACTCCGAAATCCACGGCTGGCAACGGCCACTGA
- a CDS encoding YcnI family copper-binding membrane protein: protein MKTSRVSFAAALAAGTVLVLSGTAFAHVGVQPVGEAAKGGYATLNFKVPNERDNASTTQVEVNFPVDQPLTSVMPQDIPGWTSSVEKTKLDKPLTVHGKQVNEVVTKVTWTGGKIEAGKFQQFPVSVGKLPENAEQMVFKSIQTYDNGEVVRWIEEAKEGAAEPQSPAPVLKLTAAKGDAHHGAAKTDEAKNTEKDAGHGHDEAAAEHGSDTTARVLGIAGIVIGLGGVAFGVASRRRSA, encoded by the coding sequence ATGAAGACCTCTCGCGTCTCCTTCGCCGCCGCCCTCGCCGCCGGCACCGTCCTCGTTCTGTCCGGTACCGCCTTCGCGCACGTCGGCGTGCAGCCCGTCGGAGAGGCCGCCAAGGGTGGCTACGCGACGCTCAACTTCAAGGTCCCCAACGAGCGCGACAACGCTTCGACTACCCAGGTCGAGGTCAACTTCCCGGTCGACCAGCCGCTCACGTCCGTCATGCCGCAGGACATCCCCGGCTGGACGTCCAGCGTCGAGAAGACCAAGCTCGACAAGCCGCTGACCGTGCACGGCAAGCAGGTCAACGAGGTCGTCACCAAGGTGACCTGGACCGGCGGCAAGATCGAGGCCGGGAAGTTCCAGCAGTTCCCGGTCTCCGTCGGCAAGCTGCCCGAGAACGCCGAGCAGATGGTCTTCAAGTCCATCCAGACCTACGACAACGGCGAGGTCGTCCGCTGGATCGAGGAGGCCAAGGAAGGCGCCGCGGAACCGCAGAGCCCGGCGCCCGTCCTGAAGCTGACCGCCGCGAAGGGCGACGCCCACCACGGCGCCGCAAAGACCGACGAGGCGAAGAACACCGAAAAGGACGCCGGGCACGGCCACGACGAGGCCGCCGCCGAGCACGGCTCGGACACCACCGCGCGCGTCCTCGGCATCGCCGGCATCGTCATCGGACTCGGCGGGGTCGCCTTCGGCGTCGCCTCGCGTCGCCGCTCCGCCTGA
- a CDS encoding SCO family protein: MRTTRVTAAALLAAAALTLTACGGEPAKTGSVTQISGGQSNAKAATVLDRPFDKPELVLTDTTGKPWNLREQTKGKPTLIYFGYTSCPDVCPLTMSNIAVAKMALPKADQDNLRIVFVTTDPERDTPESLASWLKGQDPSFIGLTGDFAAIQAAARTLGIGIEAAKKDANGNVVSMHGAQVIAFSPKTDEGYVLYGEGTTVDDYTKDLPKLIKGENP, encoded by the coding sequence ATGCGCACCACACGTGTGACGGCCGCCGCTCTCCTCGCAGCGGCCGCCCTCACCCTCACCGCCTGCGGCGGTGAGCCCGCCAAGACCGGCTCGGTCACCCAGATCTCCGGCGGCCAGAGCAACGCCAAGGCCGCGACCGTCCTGGACCGCCCCTTCGACAAGCCGGAGCTCGTCCTCACGGACACCACCGGCAAGCCGTGGAACCTGCGTGAGCAGACCAAGGGCAAGCCGACGCTGATCTACTTCGGCTACACCAGCTGCCCCGACGTGTGCCCGCTGACGATGAGCAACATCGCCGTCGCCAAGATGGCACTCCCCAAGGCCGACCAGGACAACCTGCGGATCGTCTTCGTCACCACCGACCCCGAACGGGACACTCCCGAGTCCCTCGCCTCGTGGCTCAAGGGGCAGGACCCGTCCTTCATCGGACTCACCGGGGACTTCGCCGCCATCCAGGCCGCCGCACGCACGCTCGGCATCGGTATAGAGGCGGCCAAGAAGGACGCCAACGGCAACGTCGTCTCCATGCACGGCGCGCAGGTCATCGCGTTCTCGCCCAAGACCGACGAGGGCTACGTGCTCTACGGCGAGGGCACCACCGTCGACGACTACACCAAGGACCTGCCGAAGCTCATCAAGGGAGAGAACCCGTGA
- a CDS encoding copper resistance CopC/CopD family protein: MTATAPSAARAPATAFLPRLALVLAALLATLFTAASPATAHAALTASDPKDGAVVATAPAQVTLSFSEQVAMGDDSIRVLDPQGRRVDTGELRDMCSGNTVRYGTALHTGLPDGTYTVAWQAVSADSHPISGAFTFSIGAPSATDVTLPTAQAGGGPVGIAYGIARYAAYAGFTVLVGGAAFILLCWRRGAAERPLQKLVVRAWVTLTVATLVMLVLRTPYTGSGKFADAFDLDGLRAVLETKTGASLVSRLLLLGAAALFVAVLFGVYARRLQSAGPEEEASAEASEVAKDTNDLTFGLAIGGAVVAGGIAATWALSEHASTGVQPGIAMPADILHLLAVATWLGGLTALLVALHKVPGIERAAVRRFSTVAFVSVLVLAVTGVYQSWRQLGSWSALTGTDYGRLLLLKVGLVAVLLGVACLSRKWTARLADAPEAAVAAAASAAEAAGPGDVSRETGSAVSEDLDGSDVSRETEPVTVPADPERAAQLARQRAARESAREKQVRDADPNRTGLRRSVLAEAGIAVILLAVTTVLTSTEPGRTVEQEVGRGGSSATAVPDRAVKITLPFDTGGQNGKGSVRLELDPGRVGANTLHLWAESSDGRPLDLPEIKVAFTLPAKDIGPLPLVPDQAAPGHWTASGVQLPLAGEWRIDVTVRTSDIDQTTVQKTVKIG; the protein is encoded by the coding sequence ATGACGGCCACCGCCCCCTCCGCGGCCCGCGCCCCTGCCACGGCATTCCTGCCACGGCTCGCGCTGGTCCTCGCAGCCCTGCTGGCAACCCTGTTCACCGCGGCCTCACCGGCCACGGCGCACGCCGCACTCACCGCGAGCGACCCCAAGGACGGGGCGGTGGTCGCCACGGCCCCCGCCCAGGTCACGCTCTCCTTCTCGGAGCAGGTCGCGATGGGCGACGACTCCATCCGCGTCCTCGACCCCCAGGGCAGGCGCGTGGACACCGGCGAGCTGCGCGACATGTGCAGCGGGAACACCGTGCGCTACGGCACCGCCCTGCACACCGGCCTGCCCGACGGCACCTACACCGTCGCCTGGCAGGCGGTCTCGGCCGACAGCCATCCGATCTCCGGGGCCTTCACCTTCTCCATCGGCGCGCCCTCGGCCACCGATGTCACGCTGCCCACCGCGCAGGCGGGCGGCGGACCCGTGGGCATCGCGTACGGGATCGCCCGCTACGCCGCCTACGCCGGCTTCACCGTCCTCGTGGGCGGCGCCGCCTTCATCCTGCTGTGCTGGCGCCGGGGCGCCGCCGAACGGCCGCTCCAGAAGCTCGTCGTGCGCGCCTGGGTCACGCTGACCGTCGCCACCCTCGTGATGCTGGTGCTCCGGACTCCGTACACGGGCTCCGGGAAGTTCGCCGACGCCTTCGACCTCGACGGGCTCAGGGCCGTCCTGGAGACCAAGACCGGTGCCTCGCTCGTCTCCCGGCTGCTCCTGCTGGGTGCCGCCGCCCTCTTCGTCGCTGTCCTCTTCGGTGTCTACGCGCGCCGCCTGCAGAGCGCCGGCCCCGAGGAGGAGGCGAGCGCCGAGGCGTCCGAGGTGGCCAAGGACACCAACGACCTCACCTTCGGCCTGGCCATCGGCGGCGCCGTGGTTGCCGGCGGCATCGCGGCCACGTGGGCCCTCTCGGAACACGCCTCCACGGGCGTCCAGCCCGGGATCGCCATGCCGGCCGACATCCTGCACCTGCTGGCCGTCGCCACCTGGCTCGGCGGTCTCACCGCGCTACTCGTCGCCCTCCACAAGGTCCCGGGGATCGAACGCGCGGCTGTCCGGCGCTTCTCCACGGTCGCCTTCGTCAGCGTCCTGGTGCTCGCCGTCACCGGCGTGTACCAGTCCTGGCGCCAGCTCGGCAGTTGGTCCGCCCTCACCGGCACCGACTACGGCCGGCTGCTGCTCCTGAAGGTCGGCCTGGTCGCCGTCCTCCTGGGCGTCGCCTGCCTGTCCCGGAAGTGGACCGCACGGCTCGCCGACGCCCCCGAGGCAGCCGTTGCCGCCGCCGCATCGGCCGCAGAGGCGGCCGGGCCGGGCGATGTTTCACGTGAAACAGGCTCCGCGGTCTCCGAAGACCTCGACGGCTCCGACGTTTCACGTGAAACAGAACCCGTCACCGTCCCGGCGGACCCGGAGCGTGCCGCGCAGCTCGCCCGGCAGCGCGCCGCCCGTGAGAGCGCGCGCGAGAAGCAGGTCCGAGACGCCGACCCCAACCGCACCGGCCTGCGCCGCTCCGTCCTCGCCGAAGCGGGCATCGCCGTGATCCTGCTCGCCGTCACCACGGTTCTCACCAGCACCGAGCCCGGGCGCACCGTGGAGCAGGAGGTCGGCCGCGGCGGTTCCAGCGCCACCGCCGTCCCCGACCGCGCCGTCAAGATCACCCTGCCGTTCGACACCGGCGGCCAGAACGGCAAGGGGTCCGTCCGACTCGAGCTCGACCCCGGCCGGGTCGGTGCGAACACCCTTCACCTCTGGGCCGAATCCAGCGACGGCAGGCCCCTCGACCTCCCCGAGATCAAGGTCGCCTTCACCCTGCCGGCCAAGGACATCGGCCCCCTGCCGCTCGTCCCCGACCAGGCCGCCCCCGGGCACTGGACCGCATCCGGTGTCCAGCTGCCGCTCGCCGGCGAATGGCGCATCGACGTGACCGTCCGTACCTCCGACATCGACCAGACCACCGTGCAGAAGACTGTGAAGATCGGCTGA
- a CDS encoding ATP-binding protein, which yields MSIWWSLHLRREAASVPLARRLLLGTMETAGVDPDISFDLSVALSEACANAVEHGGGGDLPDETAAYHVTAYLDGDCCRIEVTDSGPGFPPATEARRRPALAEHGRGLDLIAELADHVRFRNRPGRGAVVSFDKMLKWRDDALLKVS from the coding sequence ATGAGCATCTGGTGGTCTCTCCACTTGAGGCGCGAAGCCGCGAGCGTGCCGCTCGCCAGGCGACTGCTGCTGGGGACCATGGAGACCGCGGGGGTGGACCCGGACATCTCCTTCGACCTCTCGGTGGCCCTGAGCGAGGCGTGTGCGAACGCCGTGGAGCACGGCGGAGGCGGTGACCTTCCGGACGAGACCGCGGCCTACCACGTCACGGCCTACCTGGACGGGGACTGCTGCCGCATCGAGGTGACCGATTCCGGTCCGGGGTTCCCGCCCGCGACGGAGGCCCGCCGTAGACCCGCCCTGGCCGAACACGGCCGGGGCCTCGATCTGATCGCCGAACTGGCCGACCACGTCCGCTTCCGCAACCGGCCCGGCCGGGGCGCGGTGGTGAGCTTCGACAAGATGCTCAAGTGGCGCGACGACGCGCTGCTGAAGGTGTCCTAG